In one Pygocentrus nattereri isolate fPygNat1 chromosome 21, fPygNat1.pri, whole genome shotgun sequence genomic region, the following are encoded:
- the bicd2 gene encoding protein bicaudal D homolog 2 isoform X2, which yields MSAAEQSSWLRAEVERLSRELSETTREKIQAAEYGLAVLEEKQQLTQRYEELEGEYEALRHELEQLREAYGQAHSNQRKVAADGESREESLIMESASKEAFYEQRVQDLQAELRQARTTLTSTQSENERLATLALELRESNELVELQRARLRDDIREFKVRESRLLQDYTELEEENISLQKQVSLLKQGQVEFEGLKHEIRRLEEEAQYLNSQLEEAIRLREIAERQLTEALETVKTEREQKAALRKELTNHMTLGDSLLASSLDTFKLGLDEPNNDEAVRAFENGFAKMVDSDEDNRSSTAKKGERFRPGPSLVDDLLSELNISEIQKLKQQLMQVEREKVALLSTLQESQKQLEHARGTLAEQQEAMARLSDDLGAMRRLHAGKERQSALDSERERDSREEGDVDYYELDIHGPEILRCKYEVAVAEAGELREELKVLKVEHEEVRAENAEVQERLESQVCELSAQVSQLESGGRADREQLARLQRELQEASALAGESQGALSVAQDELVAFSEELANLYHHVCMCNNETPSRVMLDFYKEGKGADGKANRPTSTQTPAGADSAAVSESSTSAPTGPVRDDSKKEPMDVYNLVAIIRDQIRHLQQAVDRTTELSRQRVASLELTAVADKDQAACMEEILKLKSLLSTKREQIATLRTVLKANKQTAEVALANLKSKYENEKTVVTETMMKLRNELKALKEDAATFSSLRAMFATRCDEYVTQLDDMQRQLAAAEDEKKTLNSLLRMAIQQKLALTQRLEDLEFDHEQSRRGSNPAARGKGPFSRGKGPASSSSPH from the exons GCGTATGGCCAGGCCCACTCCAACCAGCGGAAGGTTGCGGCGGACGGAGAGAGCCGGGAGGAGTCTCTGATCATGGAGTCGGCGTCTAAAGAGGCCTTCTACGAGCAGAGGGTCCAGGATCTCCAGGCTGAGCTGCGGCAGGCCAGAACCACGCTGACCAGCACGCAGAGCGAAAACGAACGACTGGCCACTCTGGCTCTGGAGCTGAGGGAG AGTaatgagctggtggagctgCAGCGCGCTCGTCTGCGTGATGATATCAGAGAGTTTAAGGTTCGAGAGTCGCGGCTGCTGCAGGACTACACcgagctggaggaggagaacATCAGCCTGCAGAAACAAGTCTCGCTGCTCAAACAGGGACAG GTGGAGTTCGAGGGTTTGAAGCATGAGATCCGACGGCTGGAGGAGGAGGCGCAGTACCTCAACAGCCAGCTGGAGGAGGCTATCCGGCTGCGGGAGATCGCCGAGCGCCAGCTGACTGAGGCGCTGGAGACGGTCAAGACGGAGCGCGAGCAGAAAGCAGCTCTGCGGAAAGAGTTGACCAATCACATGACCCTCGGAGACTCGCTCCTAGCCAGCTCGCTGGACACATTCAAACTGGGCCTGGACGAGCCCAACAACGACGAGGCCGTCCGCGCCTTCGAAAATGGCTTCGCTAAGATGGTGGACAGCGATGAAGACAACAGGTCGTCCACTGCGAAGAAGGGAGAGAGGTTCCGGCCGGGGCCCAGCCTGGTGGACGATCTGCTGAGCGAGCTGAACATCTCCGAGATCCAGAAACTCAAACAGCAGCTCATGCAG GTGGAGCGAGAGAAGGTGGCTCTCCTGTCCACTCTGCAGGAGTCTCAGAAGCAGTTGGAGCATGCTCGCGGGACGCTGGCGGAGCAGCAGGAGGCGATGGCGAGGCTGAGCGACGACCTGGGGGCCATGCGGAGGCTCCATGCTGGAAAAGAGCGTCAGTCCGCGCTGGACAGTGAGCGGGAGCGGGACAGCCGCGAGGAAGGAGACGTGGATTATTATGAGCTGGACATCCACGGCCCAGAGATCCTGCGCTGTAAATATGAGGTGGCTGTTGCTGAGGCCGGCGAACTGAGGGAAGAGCTAAAGGTGCTGAAGGTGGAGCATGAGGAG GTGAGGGCAGAGAATGCGGAGGTGCAGGAGCGGCTGGAGAGCCAGGTGTGTGAGCTGAGTGCCCAGGTGTCCCAGCTGGAGAGCGGCGGCCGAGCAGATCGGGAGCAACTGGCCCGGCTGCAGAGGGAGCTGCAAGAGGCCAGTGCGCTGGCGGGCGAATCGCAGGGGGCGCTTAGCGTGGCTCAGGACGAGCTGGTGGCCTTCAGCGAGGAGCTGGCCAACCTGTACCACCACGTCTGCATGTGCAACAACGAAACGCCCAGCCGCGTCATGCTCGACTTCTACAAAGAGGGTAAAGGTGCTGACGGCAAAGCAAACCGCCCAACTTCCACTCAGACGCCCGCTGGCGCAGATTCCGCCGCTGTCTCGGAATCGTCAACCAGTGCCCCCACCGGCCCAGTGCGGGACGACTCCAAAAAAGAGCCGATGGATGTTTATAACCTGGTGGCCATTATCCGGGACCAGATCCGGCACCTCCAGCAGGCGGTGGACCGCACCACCGAGCTGTCCCGGCAGAGAGTGGCCTCTCTGGAGCTGACCGCTGTGGCCGATAAAGACCAGGCGGCCTGCATGGAGGAGATCCTGAAGCTCAAGTCCCTGCTGAGCACCAAACGAGAACAGATTGCCACACTGAGGACCGTGCTCAAGGCCAACAAGCAG ACGGCAGAGGTGGCCCTGGCCAATCTGAAGAGTAAGTATGAGAACGAGAAGACTGTTGTCACCGAGACGATGATGAAGCTGAGGAACGAGCTGAAGGCTCTGAAAGAGGACGCAGCCACCTTCTCCTCCCTCAGGGCCATGTTCGCCACCAG GTGTGATGAGTACGTGACTCAGCTGGATGATATGCAGAGGCAGCTGGCGGCGGCGGAAGATGAGAAGAAGACGCTGAACTCGTTGCTCCGCATGGCCATCCAGCAGAAGCTGGCTCTGACCCAGCGTCTGGAGGACCTGGAGTTTGACCACGAGCAGTCTCGCAGAGGCAGTAACCCTGCCGCCCGGGGAAAAGGGCCCTTCTCGCGGGGAAAAGGGCCAGCCTCGTCCTCCAGTCCGCAC TAA
- the bicd2 gene encoding protein bicaudal D homolog 2 isoform X1, with translation MSAAEQSSWLRAEVERLSRELSETTREKIQAAEYGLAVLEEKQQLTQRYEELEGEYEALRHELEQLREAYGQAHSNQRKVAADGESREESLIMESASKEAFYEQRVQDLQAELRQARTTLTSTQSENERLATLALELRESNELVELQRARLRDDIREFKVRESRLLQDYTELEEENISLQKQVSLLKQGQVEFEGLKHEIRRLEEEAQYLNSQLEEAIRLREIAERQLTEALETVKTEREQKAALRKELTNHMTLGDSLLASSLDTFKLGLDEPNNDEAVRAFENGFAKMVDSDEDNRSSTAKKGERFRPGPSLVDDLLSELNISEIQKLKQQLMQVEREKVALLSTLQESQKQLEHARGTLAEQQEAMARLSDDLGAMRRLHAGKERQSALDSERERDSREEGDVDYYELDIHGPEILRCKYEVAVAEAGELREELKVLKVEHEEVRAENAEVQERLESQVCELSAQVSQLESGGRADREQLARLQRELQEASALAGESQGALSVAQDELVAFSEELANLYHHVCMCNNETPSRVMLDFYKEGKGADGKANRPTSTQTPAGADSAAVSESSTSAPTGPVRDDSKKEPMDVYNLVAIIRDQIRHLQQAVDRTTELSRQRVASLELTAVADKDQAACMEEILKLKSLLSTKREQIATLRTVLKANKQTAEVALANLKSKYENEKTVVTETMMKLRNELKALKEDAATFSSLRAMFATRCDEYVTQLDDMQRQLAAAEDEKKTLNSLLRMAIQQKLALTQRLEDLEFDHEQSRRGSNPAARGKGPFSRGKGPASSSSPHVSPRLACRSRPQPQGIVGSPVVSQMGSPVFSRAGSPAVSRTGSPVVFCSEKYKILNDI, from the exons GCGTATGGCCAGGCCCACTCCAACCAGCGGAAGGTTGCGGCGGACGGAGAGAGCCGGGAGGAGTCTCTGATCATGGAGTCGGCGTCTAAAGAGGCCTTCTACGAGCAGAGGGTCCAGGATCTCCAGGCTGAGCTGCGGCAGGCCAGAACCACGCTGACCAGCACGCAGAGCGAAAACGAACGACTGGCCACTCTGGCTCTGGAGCTGAGGGAG AGTaatgagctggtggagctgCAGCGCGCTCGTCTGCGTGATGATATCAGAGAGTTTAAGGTTCGAGAGTCGCGGCTGCTGCAGGACTACACcgagctggaggaggagaacATCAGCCTGCAGAAACAAGTCTCGCTGCTCAAACAGGGACAG GTGGAGTTCGAGGGTTTGAAGCATGAGATCCGACGGCTGGAGGAGGAGGCGCAGTACCTCAACAGCCAGCTGGAGGAGGCTATCCGGCTGCGGGAGATCGCCGAGCGCCAGCTGACTGAGGCGCTGGAGACGGTCAAGACGGAGCGCGAGCAGAAAGCAGCTCTGCGGAAAGAGTTGACCAATCACATGACCCTCGGAGACTCGCTCCTAGCCAGCTCGCTGGACACATTCAAACTGGGCCTGGACGAGCCCAACAACGACGAGGCCGTCCGCGCCTTCGAAAATGGCTTCGCTAAGATGGTGGACAGCGATGAAGACAACAGGTCGTCCACTGCGAAGAAGGGAGAGAGGTTCCGGCCGGGGCCCAGCCTGGTGGACGATCTGCTGAGCGAGCTGAACATCTCCGAGATCCAGAAACTCAAACAGCAGCTCATGCAG GTGGAGCGAGAGAAGGTGGCTCTCCTGTCCACTCTGCAGGAGTCTCAGAAGCAGTTGGAGCATGCTCGCGGGACGCTGGCGGAGCAGCAGGAGGCGATGGCGAGGCTGAGCGACGACCTGGGGGCCATGCGGAGGCTCCATGCTGGAAAAGAGCGTCAGTCCGCGCTGGACAGTGAGCGGGAGCGGGACAGCCGCGAGGAAGGAGACGTGGATTATTATGAGCTGGACATCCACGGCCCAGAGATCCTGCGCTGTAAATATGAGGTGGCTGTTGCTGAGGCCGGCGAACTGAGGGAAGAGCTAAAGGTGCTGAAGGTGGAGCATGAGGAG GTGAGGGCAGAGAATGCGGAGGTGCAGGAGCGGCTGGAGAGCCAGGTGTGTGAGCTGAGTGCCCAGGTGTCCCAGCTGGAGAGCGGCGGCCGAGCAGATCGGGAGCAACTGGCCCGGCTGCAGAGGGAGCTGCAAGAGGCCAGTGCGCTGGCGGGCGAATCGCAGGGGGCGCTTAGCGTGGCTCAGGACGAGCTGGTGGCCTTCAGCGAGGAGCTGGCCAACCTGTACCACCACGTCTGCATGTGCAACAACGAAACGCCCAGCCGCGTCATGCTCGACTTCTACAAAGAGGGTAAAGGTGCTGACGGCAAAGCAAACCGCCCAACTTCCACTCAGACGCCCGCTGGCGCAGATTCCGCCGCTGTCTCGGAATCGTCAACCAGTGCCCCCACCGGCCCAGTGCGGGACGACTCCAAAAAAGAGCCGATGGATGTTTATAACCTGGTGGCCATTATCCGGGACCAGATCCGGCACCTCCAGCAGGCGGTGGACCGCACCACCGAGCTGTCCCGGCAGAGAGTGGCCTCTCTGGAGCTGACCGCTGTGGCCGATAAAGACCAGGCGGCCTGCATGGAGGAGATCCTGAAGCTCAAGTCCCTGCTGAGCACCAAACGAGAACAGATTGCCACACTGAGGACCGTGCTCAAGGCCAACAAGCAG ACGGCAGAGGTGGCCCTGGCCAATCTGAAGAGTAAGTATGAGAACGAGAAGACTGTTGTCACCGAGACGATGATGAAGCTGAGGAACGAGCTGAAGGCTCTGAAAGAGGACGCAGCCACCTTCTCCTCCCTCAGGGCCATGTTCGCCACCAG GTGTGATGAGTACGTGACTCAGCTGGATGATATGCAGAGGCAGCTGGCGGCGGCGGAAGATGAGAAGAAGACGCTGAACTCGTTGCTCCGCATGGCCATCCAGCAGAAGCTGGCTCTGACCCAGCGTCTGGAGGACCTGGAGTTTGACCACGAGCAGTCTCGCAGAGGCAGTAACCCTGCCGCCCGGGGAAAAGGGCCCTTCTCGCGGGGAAAAGGGCCAGCCTCGTCCTCCAGTCCGCACGTAAGTCCCAGACTGGCCTGCAGAAGCCGCCCACAGCCCCAGGGCATCGTGGGTAGCCCTGTGGTTAGCCAAATGGGTAGCCCTGTGTTTAGCCGAGCAGGTAGTCCTGCAGTTAGCCGCACGGGTAGCCCTGTGGTTTTCTGCAGTGAGAAGTATAAGATCTTGAATGACATCTGA